The Roseococcus microcysteis genome contains a region encoding:
- a CDS encoding NAD(P)/FAD-dependent oxidoreductase, whose amino-acid sequence MTQTTRRALLGAAPALIAAPALAQNQGQARLVVVGGGFGGASAARFARMTYPWLEVTLIEPKTRFVTCPYGNLVLAGARRLEQISHGYDGLRARGINVVHDWVAGIDPAARSLRLRGGATLSYDRLILSPGIALRWDALPGYDEAASEIFPHAWVPGEGAQTALLRRQIEALPEGGVVGLAIPDNPFRCPPGPYERISMIAAHLKRHNPRAKILAFDAKNAFSKQGLFQDAWNELYPGMIEWVPANQDGRITRVDPGAREFESEFGTRHKVDVGNVIPPQSAARIAIEAGLANASGWVPVDPLTFESRQAPGIHVIGDANIAPPMPKSGYVANSTAKQAVTSVAALLRGEAPPPAPVYFNTCYSHVGEDYGISIVGVFRPNPDGSGFVETPQSGGVSPRGHHPEQRRLEALYADAWYASITRDMFG is encoded by the coding sequence ATGACCCAGACCACCCGCCGCGCCCTGCTGGGCGCCGCCCCGGCGCTGATCGCCGCCCCCGCCCTCGCGCAGAACCAGGGCCAGGCGCGCCTCGTGGTGGTGGGGGGCGGCTTCGGCGGCGCCTCCGCCGCCCGCTTCGCGCGCATGACCTACCCGTGGCTCGAGGTCACGCTGATCGAGCCCAAGACGCGCTTCGTCACCTGCCCCTATGGCAATCTGGTCCTGGCCGGGGCGCGCCGGCTGGAGCAGATCAGCCATGGCTATGACGGGCTGCGCGCGCGCGGCATCAACGTGGTGCATGACTGGGTGGCGGGCATCGACCCCGCCGCGCGCAGCCTGCGCCTGCGGGGCGGCGCCACCCTCTCCTATGACCGGCTGATCCTCTCGCCCGGCATCGCCCTGCGCTGGGATGCGCTGCCCGGCTATGACGAGGCCGCGTCCGAAATCTTCCCCCATGCCTGGGTCCCCGGCGAGGGCGCGCAGACCGCCCTGCTGCGCCGCCAGATCGAGGCCCTGCCCGAGGGCGGCGTGGTGGGCCTCGCCATCCCCGACAACCCCTTCCGCTGCCCGCCCGGCCCCTATGAGCGGATCAGCATGATCGCGGCGCATCTCAAGCGGCACAATCCGCGCGCCAAGATCCTGGCCTTCGACGCGAAGAACGCCTTCAGCAAGCAGGGCCTGTTCCAGGACGCCTGGAATGAGCTCTATCCCGGCATGATCGAATGGGTGCCGGCGAACCAGGATGGCCGCATCACCCGCGTGGACCCCGGCGCGCGCGAGTTCGAAAGCGAGTTCGGCACGCGCCACAAGGTGGATGTGGGCAACGTCATCCCGCCGCAATCGGCCGCGCGCATCGCCATCGAGGCGGGGCTCGCCAATGCCAGCGGCTGGGTGCCCGTGGACCCGCTGACCTTCGAATCCCGCCAGGCGCCGGGCATCCATGTGATCGGCGATGCCAACATCGCGCCGCCCATGCCCAAGTCGGGCTATGTGGCGAACAGCACGGCCAAGCAGGCGGTGACGAGCGTGGCCGCCCTGCTGCGTGGCGAGGCGCCGCCGCCCGCGCCCGTCTACTTCAACACCTGCTACAGCCATGTGGGCGAGGATTACGGCATCTCGATCGTGGGCGTGTTCCGCCCCAACCCCGATGGCAGCGGCTTCGTCGAGACGCCGCAATCGGGCGGCGTCTCGCCACGCGGCCACCACCCGGAGCAGCGCCGGCTCGAGGCGCTGTACGCCGATGCCTGGTATGCCAGCATCACCCGGGACATGTTCGGCTAG